The Maridesulfovibrio ferrireducens genome segment ATTAACATTACTCTGCCTGACCATTCTGGCAGCAACTGCTGCATGTGCTTCCGATATGGACATCAAAGGATGGGAAAAAGGCGGAAAATACGACAAGCTTTACGACAATACAGATCGTGACGTTTTCAAAGGAAGATTGCTTAAAATTGTCGACATCACCCCCTTGGACGGAATGGCAGAAGGGATCGGAATATTAGTCAAAGATAAAGAAGACGGAGAAAAAGTCCTTGTCCATCTAGGACCTAAAGATTTCGTAGAACCAAGAATCACGGACCTGAGACCGGGCGTAACCGTAAAAGTTTACGGAGTGTTAATAGAAATCGACGGTGAATATGAATACGTAGCCGCAAAGCTCAAGGCCGGAGAAGAACGTAAATATAAATTCCGCCTGACAAAGAACGGAGAACCTTTCTGGTCTCTCAGCCCGGAAGAGCTGGCAAAAGAAGAATCTGACATAGAATAGATCTCAATATTTAAATCGCTTTCAAAAAAACAGCCCCGACGCATTATGTGTCGGGGCTGTTTTTTTTGATCTTTTTTAAAGCCCGGACCTGAGTCGGCTTATTCATGTCCGCTTTGTCCAATATCCTTTCTTTATAGGCGAAACCGCCATGCCGTTTAAACGCAGAGCAGGTCTGTGTTTTGTCGGGCAGGCAATAAAGAAAGGGAGAACCTTGTGAACAGATTAAACTCTTATTGGTTACGTAAAAAAGATCGCGGAGAATTGTCAGCAGGTGCTCGCTTGTATGGCAAATCCATGAAGCCGGAAGCCCAACTCGAAGAAATGTATGAGGTCATGCAAAACGTAGGACTTGGTGAAGAGCTTGATCCTGAAGACATGTCGAGCCTTTTTGCAGAATTTTCCAATGATGAAAAAATGTATCCAAGCATGATGCCACCTGAACGCCGAAGTCTTTGGGAGCAACGAAAAAGACAAATGGAACAGATTCAGGAAAGACAGAAGAATGCTAAACGCCAACTTCACGCGCAGTTCATGATGAAAAATCCAGAACTTCCACTCGCTCAGGAACTTCGCAAAACTGAGTACGGGCAAGAATTGCTGACTGAAATTGCAATGAATCAGCCCCGTCAACCCGAGACAGGCACGGGGCAAAATATTGTAGATGAGCAGAAACGAGATTCCGTGGATATGGAAGCGGTCGAACAATTTGAAACTAAGCCGTTTATTGTTCCCGGAATGGAAGCTCCTTTTTCTTTGCTTGCAACTGAAAGAGATGAGAACGGCAGAATTATTCAAAAAGCACTGGCACTCGCCCCTAAAGCCATAATGCGCGAATATGAATACGACAATGGCGGTAGACTCAGCAAAGTTCTTTGCGATGAATCCATCATCGAGCAATATCAGTACGGTAAATATGGTGAAAGGCTTACCTCGGAAACTCGGCACACAAAACCGCAACTGTTAAAGTATAACAGCAGATTACAACTTATCGCAGATGGCAACGTAAAATATTTCTACGACAACCAAGGCCGTATGATTGAAAAAAACGAGCTTGGAAAGATTACTCGTTATTCGTACTTGGAGTCAGGGCCGTTGCATGAAGTTGTATTGCCGGATGGGCGCAGGGTTGAATATACCTCTGACCCTGCGGGAAAAAGGATTTCTAAATCAATTAACGGTAAAACTGTAGAAAAATATCTCTGGCAGGATTTGACTACTTTAATCGCTGTCACGGATGCCGAAGGCTTACGCCCCAAAGTATTCACGTATGACGAAGAAGGCGATCCAGTTGCAATGACTTACGAAGGAAAAACCTTTTATTTCGCGACCGATCAGGTCGGTTCAATCTTCATGGTTGCGGATGAAAGGGGTAATGAGGTAAAGCGGATTATATATGATTCGTTTGGCAATCTGCTATTCGATAGTAATGAAAAATTTGATACTTGCGTGGGGTTCTCCGCAGGATTGATCGATAAAGACACTGGATTGATTCACTTCGGATATCGTGAATACGATCCAGCCATTGGTAGATTCATAACTCCTGACCCAATCGGCTTTGCTGGCGGAGATGTGGATGTTTATGGTTTTTGTTTGGATGATCCTATTAATTTTGTGGATCGGACGGGGTTGGCTCAAGTTTATGAAAGAAGATTAAAAGGGCTTGAATTTTTAGATGATTCCGTTGTTAAAAACCTAAAAAAAGCACTTAAAAGAACCCCACAGGGGATGATGTTAGCTCCTTTTGAAGACGTCGCAGACCAAATTGTTGATGCTGCAAATATTAAACTTAAGCATGAATATATAAAATATGACAAGGCGAATGAAAACAAAGGGGAGGAGACTAATTCAGGTTTCTCTAAAAGAGGCATTATTCATGACGAAACGGGCAAGGACACACCTATAGGAAAACACTATGATGATGTCATCATGCGGCAAGCAGAAAAAAACATCGACAAAACGGGGCAATATAAAAAAGGTAAATATATAGGACTGGGGCATAACTGCCAAAGTTATACTGAAGCTGTAGCAGAGGAAAGTAGCAGGCTACAGCAAAAAAAATAATCGCGAAATGATTTCGCAACATAAGGGGGAAGGTCACATAACCTCCCCCCATGTAGGAGGTTATGTGAAGCGTTTTGCCGTTTTAAGCGTTATCTTGATTGTAATGTCTTCCATTTATAACACTAATGTTTTCCAAGCATACTTTATGTCTGACCAGTACTATAAAAGCATTTTTGAAGGTTCTTTTGATGCGTCCATAAAAGGGGAGCGTTTGCTGATACCAATCAGCTTTAAATATAAGACAGAGTATGACCTTTTAATATCAATACCTAAAAATGATAAAAAATGTTTTTTTTCAGAAAAGGGTGCTTTAAATTATAAATTTACATCTAGAGGAAAAATTTTAGAAGAAGGAATAACTAAATCCCCTTCAAACACAGCCCACTATTGCGCATCTAGTGAAGGGCCCCTTTCTGCTCTCCTGTTGAGGTTTAATTTACCTTTTCCCGAAGCAGGAGATGATTTAGTTTTGGTGCTGGAAGCAGTCAATCCGTTAAAGTCTTTTAGTAAATATTCAGGTTCTATTATTTGCACAGTTGAACCAGCTTTAATGAACTAGTTTTTAAACGAATACGACCCCGCCATCGGCAGATTCATAACTCCTGACCCAATCGGCTTTGCTGGCGGAGATGTGGATGTTTATGGTTTTTGTTTGGATGATCCTATTAATTTTGTGGATCGGACGGGGTTGGCTGGGGAGAGTGAGGAGAACGAAAAAGATGATCAGACTAAAACAAATACACGTAGCAAGCTTGCCGGAGCTGATCGAGATTACAAAGAAAAAAATCGGAAGAAAAATACTAAAAAGAAAGGAAGAGAAGATTCTGAAAAAGACGATTCATATTTAGTTAAAGAGCTTCGTGCTTATCACGGAAATAAAACCCTTGAAATTTATTCTGACGATGGTCCCCGAGAGACTTACAAATATACTTCAGGACGGCCCGGTGAAACGGATCAAACAATAAAAAACAAAGGTCCGATCCCAAGTGGCGAGTACGAAGCTGATCCTAAAGAAATCTCTGAAGTTGAGGGACTAAGTTATTTGAAACGAAGAATTATTGGAGGAGACTGGGGGCATGGACGAGTTCCACTCCATCCTTCTAATGAAACAGACACTCACGGAAGAGACGGCTTTTATATCCATGGAGGGGACACAAAAGGATCAGCTGGGTGCATTGATATAGGTGATAAGGATAGGACTTTTTTTAAAAATTTCAGAAAAACAAAAAATAAAGTTAAAGTAACAGTTCACTAATAACGCGGGGCAGGCTGTGCTAGCATGGTCTGCCTTTAGGATAAATTGAATGGATATATTGTTATCATTTTTTATAGGAAATTTGGGAAAATTTAGTGGTCATCTATTGTTTCCCCTTGAGGAAATAGAATTTATGACCACATTTCCATTGAGTTGCATTGTCGTTTATATGATATCTAAAAGACGTATATGGGCTTATTTAGCAGCAGCTTTAGGGTTTGCTGGGCATGAATATATATTCTCATCTGTCGGAGTATCTATGGGACTAGTTTATCAACAGTATCCTTGGGATAGTTTTGTGTTGTCTTTCGTTTTTTTCCTAATTTTACAGATAATTGTCCACGGTATATTTGTATTTGGCAGGCGTAGTTTCCATTTGATCAGAACTCGTTTGAAAAAGCAGAAACCATAACCGAGACCTTTTTGCAAGAGGCCATCGGCAGATTCATAACCCCCGATCCAATCGGTTTCGCTGGCGGGGATGTTGATGTGGATGTGGATGTATAAACAACATTGACTGAAAACGGTTAACAAGCGAAAGTGATTGGGTTGACTGATTCTGTATCAATACTCAATAAACAACTAAAAATGGCTGAATAAATGACCACTGCTAATATATCTCGCATCGCTTCCGAACTGAATCTACCTGTTAAAAATGTACAAGCTACTGCTGCTCTTCTTGAGGAAGGCGCTACTATTCCGTTTATCTCCCGCTACCGTAAAGAGGCTACGGGCAGTATGGATGAAGTCGCAGTGGAGGCTGTCAGCGATCTTCTAGGTAAGCTTAATGAACTTGATAAAAGACGTGAAACCGTTCTTAATTCGATTGAAGAGCAGGGAAAACTTACTGATGAGTTACGCAGTAAAATTAATGCAGCCAAGAGTATGCGGCAATTGGAAGATTTGTATATGCCTTACAAGCCCAAGCGTAAAACAAAAGGGCAAGCTGCTATTGAAAAAGGTCTTGAACCTCTCGCTGTTAAAATTTTTGCGCAAAAATGTGAGCCCGAAAAAGAAGCGGAAAGTTACATATCCGCCGATAAAGGGGTAGAAACCATTGAAGACGCATTAGCCGGAGCGCGCGACATAATAGCGGAACGAATAGCCGAAAATATGGGATTGCGACAATCTATACGTTCTCTTTTTGAAAGCAAGGCTACACTTGAATCCCACGCTACGAAGACTGCACTTGCCGCTGAATCCGCAGATAAAGCTTCCAAATTCAGAGACTGGTTTAACTGGCACGAACCAGCGCGAAAGGCTGCCGGACATAGAATCCTTGCCATGCTTCGCGGTGAAAGAGACAAATTTTTAAAAGTATCCTTCCGTCCCCCCGAAGAAGAAGGATTTGATACCCTTAGCCGCAACATTGTGAAGTCTACTTCTGCGGCATCAAAACAGGTGGAAAAAGCCGCTGTCGACAGTTATAAACGGTTGCTTGCTCCGCAGATGGAAACAGAGCTTCGTTCCAACCTTCTGGAAAAAGCTGAAACCGAGGCCATCAAAGTTTTTGCCTCAAATCTTAAAGAAATATTGATCGCCCCGCCGCTCGGCAGTAAAAATATTCTCGCTCTCGACCCCGGATTCAGAACAGGCGCAAAGCTTGTCTGTCTGGATGCACAGGGCGGACTTAAGCACAACGATACTATCTACCCCGTAACTTCAGAAGGCAAAAAGAAAGAGGCGGCTGAAAAAGTTGTAGCTCTTGTTAAAAAATATTCCATCGAAGCAATCGCCATAGGCAACGGTACTGCCGGACGCGAAACCGAGCAGTTCATCAAAGGGCTGGATCTACCCGAATCACTGCCGATCATAATGGTTAACGAATCCGGTGCATCCGTATATTCAGCCTCGCCCATAGCGCGAGAAGAATTTCCTGATTATGATATCACAGTGCGCGGCGCAGTCTCCATCGGACGCAGACTTATGGACCCGCTGGCTGAACTGGTTAAAATTGATCCTAAATCCATCGGAGTCGGACAGTACCAGCATGATGTTGATCAGAAAAAACTGGCTGAAAGTCTTACCAGAGTTGTTGAATCCAGCGTAAATATGGTCGGAGTTGAATTAAATACGGCCAGCGCCAAACTTTTGGAATCAGTTTCGGGCCTCGGCGCAACCATTGCCGCGAATATCATCAAATGGAGAAACGAGAACGGACCTTTTGCTTCCCGCAAGGCTCTTATGAAAGTCCCGAGACTCGGACCTAAAGCTTATGAGCAATGCGCCGGATTCCTGCGCATCAGAAATGCTGAAAACCCACTTGATGAAACCGCCGTTCACCCTGAACGATATAAGACTGTCGCGCTTATGGCTAAAGATCTTGATGCCAGCGTTTCCGACCTTATAACATCACCGGAACTCAGGAAACAGATCAATCTTGAAAAATATATCTCCGACGATCTGGGACTGCCGACTCTCGAAGACATTCTGAAAGAACTTGAAAAACCGGGCCGCGATCCACGCAAGCAATTCGAACTTGTCCAGTTTGATGATGACGTAAAAGAAGTTCAAGACCTCAAAGAAGGCATGATGCTGAATGGCATTATTACTAATGTAACAAACTTCGGAGCTTTTGTTGATGTGGGAGTACATCAGGATGGACTGGTACATATCAGCAGATTGACCGACGACTTCGTACGCAACCCTTCCGATGTAGTCTACCCCGGTCAGGCCGTTCTTGTTAAAGTAATGGAAGTAGATCTCGCACGCAAAAGAATAGCCCTGTCCATGAAAGAATCAGACAGATAAACTAAAAATAATCACAGCTAGACCCAGTCTGCGGCGCGTGCTATATAACCTGCACGCATCTTTAAAACACTGTTAACAATTTTTTAACAGGAACTGCCGGAGGCTGGGTATGAAATTTCTCATTGCAGACGACAATGAATTACACCGTGAGCTCATAACAAAAACAATACAGAATCACGGTAAATGTCATATTGTCAGTGATGGAGATGAAGCGGTTAAAGCTTTCACAGATTCTTTAGAAAAGAATGATTTTTTCAGCGCTATTTTCATAAAATCTAAAAGAGGCTCGCTGGACGGACCGCATGCTTTGCGTAAGATAAGAGAAATAGAACAAAAAGAAGGTTTGGAATTAAGCAAAGAAATTCCAATAATCATGACAGTTCTGGATGACGAAGAACAGATATCGGAAACATATCTGCGAGGAAACTCAACAAGCTTTATAATTAAGCCTCTCACTAAAGACAAGATTGTGGAAGAAATGACTCTTTTCGGCCTGCTTTAACGGACAACGGCTGGACCGCCTACATACCGGGCAGCATCAGATGATTTTTCTCAACCTGCCTTTTTCTCCTTCTCTTAATCGTTCTGGGATGAACCCCGAACCGGTAAGGACGGAGAACACATTCCTTTTCAGGACATGCTCGAATAGCCTGCCTGTCTCCCACAGTGCAAGCAAGACAATGCCTTCTTATTGTACGCAGACAAACTCGCTCAGCTTCATCGGATTTAGGTCCTCTAAGCTGATAAAGTGCGCAACTCTCGTCCAGACATTCTCTGACAAGCTGAGAACTTCCACCCATGCACCACAAACAGTGTGCTCGAATGCTCTGCTGAGGATTTCTTTTACGCTCGCTCAAGTAAGGCTCCATTAATCATACGGTTAGTAATGTGAAAAAAATCAAAAATTCGTCGCGAAGTTCATCCTTACGTAAATCATCTGAAAAAATAAAGAGGTTGAGAGAGGATTCAAAAAGTATTTCTTGATTAATTAAGCCTGTGCTGCTTTTTCATGTAAAAAACGTGCTCCGCAACCGGAACACGCTTCATATTCTACCGTTATCTGAAAAAATATTCTCGTTAACTTTTGATATTTTCCCATTCAATAGTAACTTCCCTTTTGCCCCAATCCTTAGCGGCTTTGGTATCAAGTCCCATGTATATATCAATCTTATCAGTCCAGCGCTTATTCATTTTATCTTTAACTAAATACTTGCCTTCGAGACCTTCAATTTTAACAGCAGTTCCGCGAACCAATCCTTTTTTAATCAAATCCCTTGAAACTGCGATAGCCTTCATACCCGGTTTCAGTTCATCGCCCCACGCACCTATAAAAGGAGTGGAAGAGGTTTGCGCAACATGCGAAGTATATGCGCTTGCAGCTACTTTCATAGTCATTTTATTATCATCGGAACAACCGGATACAAACAAAAGCGCCACAACAACTAATAGAAGCAATTTAAACTTGGACATACATTTCCCCCTTAAATAAAACTACACTTTGCAATTCATATAACTCTTATCTTTGCTGAATACCGAGGCTTCCTTAAGCACAGCGCCATCATGACAAGAATATTCCAGACTGGTAACTTTCTTCAAGAAATTAAGATCATGCGAAACAACAAGCATAGCGACATCCAGCGAACATAATATATCAGCAAGCCTGTCCCGCATCGAAGGATCAAGATCATTAGTCGGCTCGTCGAGCACCAAAGCTTCCGGCTGCATGGCAAGAACCGTCGCAAGTGATACCAGTTTCTTTTCACCGCCGGACAAACGGTAAGCCACTCTTTCTTCATACCCCGAAAGACCGAGCAGGCAAAGCACATATTTTGCAATTTCGCGAGCTTCGTCAGGATTTTTCCCCAAATTCAAGGGACCGAAGGCAACGTCTTCAATAACTGTAGGACAAAAAAGCTGATCATCCGCCTGCTGAAAAAGAAGCCCCACACCTTTACGCAGTTCTCTGAAATCTTTCTCGGTTTTCATTTCGCGATCTTTAAAAAGAACCTGCCCGGATGTAGGCTTCAACAGCCCCATAATAATATGAAGCATAGTTGTTTTACCGCTTCCGTTATGTCCGGTAA includes the following:
- a CDS encoding Tex family protein, with product MTTANISRIASELNLPVKNVQATAALLEEGATIPFISRYRKEATGSMDEVAVEAVSDLLGKLNELDKRRETVLNSIEEQGKLTDELRSKINAAKSMRQLEDLYMPYKPKRKTKGQAAIEKGLEPLAVKIFAQKCEPEKEAESYISADKGVETIEDALAGARDIIAERIAENMGLRQSIRSLFESKATLESHATKTALAAESADKASKFRDWFNWHEPARKAAGHRILAMLRGERDKFLKVSFRPPEEEGFDTLSRNIVKSTSAASKQVEKAAVDSYKRLLAPQMETELRSNLLEKAETEAIKVFASNLKEILIAPPLGSKNILALDPGFRTGAKLVCLDAQGGLKHNDTIYPVTSEGKKKEAAEKVVALVKKYSIEAIAIGNGTAGRETEQFIKGLDLPESLPIIMVNESGASVYSASPIAREEFPDYDITVRGAVSIGRRLMDPLAELVKIDPKSIGVGQYQHDVDQKKLAESLTRVVESSVNMVGVELNTASAKLLESVSGLGATIAANIIKWRNENGPFASRKALMKVPRLGPKAYEQCAGFLRIRNAENPLDETAVHPERYKTVALMAKDLDASVSDLITSPELRKQINLEKYISDDLGLPTLEDILKELEKPGRDPRKQFELVQFDDDVKEVQDLKEGMMLNGIITNVTNFGAFVDVGVHQDGLVHISRLTDDFVRNPSDVVYPGQAVLVKVMEVDLARKRIALSMKESDR
- a CDS encoding energy-coupling factor ABC transporter ATP-binding protein; protein product: MSYPIFSLRDINFVYPGGNEVLKGVNFDLHSGEKVALTGHNGSGKTTMLHIIMGLLKPTSGQVLFKDREMKTEKDFRELRKGVGLLFQQADDQLFCPTVIEDVAFGPLNLGKNPDEAREIAKYVLCLLGLSGYEERVAYRLSGGEKKLVSLATVLAMQPEALVLDEPTNDLDPSMRDRLADILCSLDVAMLVVSHDLNFLKKVTSLEYSCHDGAVLKEASVFSKDKSYMNCKV
- a CDS encoding 3D domain-containing protein; amino-acid sequence: MSKFKLLLLVVVALLFVSGCSDDNKMTMKVAASAYTSHVAQTSSTPFIGAWGDELKPGMKAIAVSRDLIKKGLVRGTAVKIEGLEGKYLVKDKMNKRWTDKIDIYMGLDTKAAKDWGKREVTIEWENIKS
- a CDS encoding restriction endonuclease; amino-acid sequence: MSERKRNPQQSIRAHCLWCMGGSSQLVRECLDESCALYQLRGPKSDEAERVCLRTIRRHCLACTVGDRQAIRACPEKECVLRPYRFGVHPRTIKRRRKRQVEKNHLMLPGM
- a CDS encoding response regulator; this encodes MKFLIADDNELHRELITKTIQNHGKCHIVSDGDEAVKAFTDSLEKNDFFSAIFIKSKRGSLDGPHALRKIREIEQKEGLELSKEIPIIMTVLDDEEQISETYLRGNSTSFIIKPLTKDKIVEEMTLFGLL
- a CDS encoding RHS repeat domain-containing protein, translated to MNRLNSYWLRKKDRGELSAGARLYGKSMKPEAQLEEMYEVMQNVGLGEELDPEDMSSLFAEFSNDEKMYPSMMPPERRSLWEQRKRQMEQIQERQKNAKRQLHAQFMMKNPELPLAQELRKTEYGQELLTEIAMNQPRQPETGTGQNIVDEQKRDSVDMEAVEQFETKPFIVPGMEAPFSLLATERDENGRIIQKALALAPKAIMREYEYDNGGRLSKVLCDESIIEQYQYGKYGERLTSETRHTKPQLLKYNSRLQLIADGNVKYFYDNQGRMIEKNELGKITRYSYLESGPLHEVVLPDGRRVEYTSDPAGKRISKSINGKTVEKYLWQDLTTLIAVTDAEGLRPKVFTYDEEGDPVAMTYEGKTFYFATDQVGSIFMVADERGNEVKRIIYDSFGNLLFDSNEKFDTCVGFSAGLIDKDTGLIHFGYREYDPAIGRFITPDPIGFAGGDVDVYGFCLDDPINFVDRTGLAQVYERRLKGLEFLDDSVVKNLKKALKRTPQGMMLAPFEDVADQIVDAANIKLKHEYIKYDKANENKGEETNSGFSKRGIIHDETGKDTPIGKHYDDVIMRQAEKNIDKTGQYKKGKYIGLGHNCQSYTEAVAEESSRLQQKK
- a CDS encoding tlde1 domain-containing protein — protein: MGRFITPDPIGFAGGDVDVYGFCLDDPINFVDRTGLAGESEENEKDDQTKTNTRSKLAGADRDYKEKNRKKNTKKKGREDSEKDDSYLVKELRAYHGNKTLEIYSDDGPRETYKYTSGRPGETDQTIKNKGPIPSGEYEADPKEISEVEGLSYLKRRIIGGDWGHGRVPLHPSNETDTHGRDGFYIHGGDTKGSAGCIDIGDKDRTFFKNFRKTKNKVKVTVH